One Capricornis sumatraensis isolate serow.1 chromosome 8, serow.2, whole genome shotgun sequence genomic region harbors:
- the SVIP gene encoding small VCP/p97-interacting protein, which yields MGLCFPCPTEAAPPSPDLEEKRAKLAEAAERRQKEAASRGILNVQSVEEKRKKKEKIEKEMATSGPPPEGGLRWTVS from the exons ATGGGGCTGTGTTTTCCATGTCCCACCGAGGCCGCGCCTCCCTCGCCGGACCTG gaagaaaaaagagcaaagctTGCAGAGGCTGCGGAGAGAAGACAGAAGGAG GCTGCATCTCGGGGTATTCTGAATGTTCAGTCtgtggaagaaaagagaaagaaaaaggaaaaaatagaaaaagaaatggctaCATCTGGACCCCCACCAGAAGGTGGACTTAGA tgGACGGTTTCATAA
- the CCDC179 gene encoding coiled-coil domain-containing protein 179 yields MCLCCKEDESVQVNPESSSWRHPAEVTQRQSTAKRIEHMRNLWKQKRKFNKRFARPAPVPEPGLLVSAPLKLTEINRSLNAKHIILFFIYITF; encoded by the exons ATGTGCCTGTGCTGTAAGGAGGACGAGTCTGTCCAAGTCAACCCC GAAAGCTCGAGCTGGCGGCATCCTGCAGAAGTCACTCAAAGGCAG TCCACAGCTAAACGTATTGAGCATATGAGAAACCTTtggaaacagaagaggaaatttaATAAACGGTTTGCAAGGCCTGCGCCTGTTCCAGAACCAGGACTCCTAGTAAGTGCTCCACTGAAATTAACTGAAATTAATAGATCCTTAAATGCAAAACACATcatcttgtttttcatttatataacattctaa